taagccccgccccttctgccgtAGCTCTGCCCATTccagaggcagggagcccagcctgcGGTGGCTCAgggggacagggaatggatcTCTCACTCATTgcctgtcctgttcattccctctgaagcatctgacactgtcagaagccaggagactgggctagctggaccatgGGCCTGACCCTGTGTGGCCATCCTTAGGGTCGTAAGGATGTGATGTGATACAGAAGCtgatcctcccctcccctttccttctcttctctgccCAGAGGTGGTTTTCCTCGGGCGGTGTTAAGGGAGGTTGGCAGGCTTGGTCAGTGGATAACTACAGGACTTTGGGGCTGTCAGTTTAAACCACAAGTTGCCTTCAGCAAGAATGAGTTCACCACCTCTGAGATTTATGCTTGTCTCTTGGATGTTGCTTCCTGAGCcactcaccagtgttccctcaaaCTTTGTCCATATGagagaaatacattttgtgtgcaccaatgcatgtggaattgtgcaccaccagtggaaagaCACACTGCCAGccatgggcgctctgctaatcagctgcgtggcacttgactctctcctgcTTGGCCACCCAAGCGCAAAGCTGACAGCGAACGTTGCCCTTCACCTGCCATTTTAGCCCTGAGTCCTTATGTTGTAACCTCCGGGTCTGAGGTTTCTGATACTTTTCTGTGTTAAtaagtgatctcaaaacattcaATAGATGGTGAAGTTCAGCCTTTGTCATTTGGATGTACTTCATCTGCCAAATTGGGGCCGACCAGGGATTTTCATGAGATTTCCTGAACCAGTGTGCAGATGGCTCCTCTTGTGGTGTCTTGACAACTTTGCTTCCCAGAGGAACCCAGAGCAGCAGAGGCAGATGTGAAAATCACAATGATTCAGTTATTATCTGTGTTCTGTTTAAGTCTAGGGCCAAAACCTCTTGATCTGAATTGTGTGGCCCCCCCATAGGCATTGTGGCATTTTCTAGCACTGAGTAGGAAGCTCAAGTGCAGTCTGGCTACCAAAATCCTGCCTCTGTTCTTGCATAGGAGACCGGCCACAGAAATACGCTAGCCACAGACTTGGGAACTGGAACCACATGACTTTTTAGGAGCTCCATGTGATGAAGCTTATGCACTTGCAGTTTACaggtccccagggcagggctggtgacagacttcggTGAGCCATGAGCAGTGTAGTGGGGCTTGGGCCTCACAAAAAGGTGGGGCTTCAGACAGAGGGGGCAAGGCGAGGGCTGGCCTCCCACTGCTGACTTTCAGCTCTGCCTGGACTGGGATGCATGGAACTCTggagtgatttaaagggcccaatgcgccacctgctgcttctgcccTGGGCCATTTTAAATCACCGGGTCCTAGGCCAACTGCCCCCTTTACTCCTCCTACCCCCCTGTGCTGACAGCCCTGTACATCACAAAGACCATGAATGTTTCATGCTGTGGGAAAGGCAAGTAAAGTCACATGAGTAAGTTTGAGAGCAGGCTTGGGGGTACAGATGTGTTTAGTTGATAGTCCCTTGTAATTCCCTTGTCTACACTGTATTCTCCATACCTGCCTATCGCTTTTCTCTAGTCTATAGGGATCCAATTAGTTGCATTCATGCAAAGAAGAGCATAGAGGTGGGCTCATTTAGTGTTCAGAGATCTTTTAAGCAGCAATTCAGAATGACCTAAGGAGGGGCAGAAGAAACCACCTTGGGTTTTACACAGTGCTTAGCGGATGTGTATATTCTGATCTACTGACATTGCTTTAACAATAGTTACCACAGGCAATGTATCTAAGCTGCTTTGTTGTAGACATCTGCAGAAACAGTTTCTGAGTTTTATGAAGAGTTCTAGCTAGAAAGGGCATATTCAGCAAAGTCCCTGGACATTCACCTTTGTTTAGGTTTAGGGCCAAATCCAGCCCTGCTGAAAACGGGTGTGATGTTCATTCATACACTGTCATATCCTCCTTATAATGGATTTAGATCTTACTGTATTATTCCCAGGTTCCCAGTGACTCTATCAGGGGTTGAACTATCAAAGAGCAGAAATGGAGAAATTAGCAAATAATCCTctgaggtgagggggaggggagagcaagcCCATATTGCATAATTTAAATCAGATACTGAACAGCTTTACTGTGTGGTGTCCTCACTTCACTCCATACGGGATTAGCCAGCAGAGAgggccctccccactcccagcaatAGTGATGGTGCAGCAAGCTCTTTGGGTCTTCATCAACAGTCTCCCATCCCCTACCCATATACAGCCTGCAGGTGCACTCATTCACCCTTCACCAAATTTCTCTTCTTGGAAACATTTGATGAAGGGGTCAAGTTCAGATTTGATCGGCTCTAGTCTGTCTTTCCCTGAGCAGCAAATGCCAGAGCCTGACACGTGAAGGTACTTAGTATAGGTCCTTTCATGAAGCTGCATTGGAGCCTTGCAAGAAGTAAATTCCTTGTGTGATCACAGCTTCATTCTTCTGCTCAGCCCACAGTTATTTCAtagggggcagcagcctgacttatTCTGACCTTCTGCTACTTGTTTGACAGCTCTGCAGACAGAGTGACGGTGCATTTTATAAATCGGGATGGAGAGAAGCTCACGGCCACAGCCAAAGAAGGGGAGAGTTTGCTGGACGTGGTGGTTAATCACAACCTGAGCATTGATGGCTTTGGTAAGTAACAATAAAGCCTCCAGGGTCAAACACAGACGTGAACTAAATAATGGGGGGAATCATGAGACTGAAGACGCATTACAATGGGCTGGTGACATTACTCGGTCTTCTGATTCTCATGGGTTCTGCAACTGGGTCAAACTTGTAATGCTGAGCTGGGGGCCCATGGGACATCAAGAGACTTGCGAGTAGgccaacttctctctctctctctgccataaGTCCTTAGTAAGTGTATATATGTTGGGGAGAAGACATTCCACATCCCtggctcctttaaagggccccagtGGCAATGTGTAAGTCCTTTTATTGCTGGTACTCAACTGATCATATTAatatactggttgaacctctgtaatctggtactctctcgtctggcaaactccgtaatctggcatgattttagttagcccgatgactgcttctcatgggtgtgaccaggtttcctgtggtctcataaattttgtttacaggcaccagtcctggctctcagtgttctgtgctgttacttagctgcaatttacatctaaatgtcttctaagagcccagtaagcagtggaagtgttggtaatgcggccagacaatatgacctcctgtggtccagcaaattgtctcatctggcACAAGGGAGgacccgagggtgccagactagagatgttcaacctgtagttagttAGTTATCTGGGTGTATCAAATATGTTCATATTTCAAATATACATTAATTTGGCTGTGGGATCCTTCTGGGTAAGAGGTGTGTGGCTGTCAGTAAATGTGTCAGGAGAAAAATGGTTACTTGATTCCTGATAGAAATTCTCCTGATATGCCTCAGATCTTGGGTATAGGCAGGGCCTCTTCTCCCAGGTCCTCAAGGGTGTCTCCCCCTATCTGTTTGCTGTTTTTTGATGCACTATGCtcgcctccccatgccctgcaggtgcCTGTGAAGGGACATTGGCCTGCTCCACGTGTCATCTCATCTTTGAGAAGGAGGTTTTCCAAAAGTTGGATGCGATTACGGACGAAGAGATGGATATGCTGGATTTGGCATTTGGACTCACTGATACGTAAGCATTTCTGCCTGCTGGAGTTGGCACCCACAAATCCATCACATTCTGGGCTGGGAACGTTCTATCTAGCCCACTGTCGTCCAGTCTCTGTATTTATAAGGCACCAGTTGCTGAGTGggtctgttttattttcttttatgaaaGTGTCTTAAGAATCTCTGGGGGAAATGGTAGTTCCCCGCTTTGACAGCTGGGCTGTTATGAATTCGGGGGATAAACAGAATAGTGTGGACATTGCTGGTGAGCACTAGGgggctttttctttttcccaaAAATTCCTGAAGCTCGGTCTGCTGTCTGCTTTTCAGATCTCGCCTCGGCTGCCAGGTGTGTGTTAAGAAGGCAATGGATGGTCTAACTGCTCAGGTCCCCGTGGAGATTGCTGACATGAGGAAAGAACTGGGAGTGGGAAAGCAGAGCAAATAATATACAAATAATAATGTTAGTAAGTGGCATTGGCACCTACACAAAGCCTTGGCTTGGATTTAGGCATGTTTTATAAAGTATGTTGTGTTTTGTTGTTGTGACCAGTTTATATTAGAACGCATTGGCCTTGATCAGGATCCATCCCTATCTGGCAAAGTTCTTACTTAAGCAGGTGATAAACTTGAaggacttaagcatgtgcttagagTTCAGAAgttacttaagagcaggttagataagatacctatcagggatggtttagagcaggcgtgtccaacccgcggccctggacagctagtaatgcggccccacaagattgtaaacttttaacattattatgtgatttatagacattaactatattatatattttatatgcggccaagacaattcctcttcactcaatgcggcccaggcaagccaaaaggttggacacccatggtctagagcCTCTTGGTCCttttgtgagggcaggggactggactcaatgaccccttgaggtcacttctggttctagtgttctatgagtcagTACACTGGTGTTCCACAAAACACTGCAGCGTTTTGCTTAAAATTAAAGGCTTTGCTGACCTGGGGCCATAGTAAACACAGGAGACCCCTCTCTTCCTGGAAGTTAAGGACATGCCATTCACAGTAACTGTTGGGAATTTTGCTGGATCTGGCTACTTAACTGCAGAGAGACTTTCAGTTTTGACACCGTGTCTTAAAATGAAAACTGCAGGCACCAGCGTGATTAAATAGGCTAAGTTTATTTGATAAATAGCAGCAGATTGATCACTGTCAGGATTTTGCTGGTTTTATACACAAATGGAATCATGTTTCCATAAATATGAACTTtttgtgccaatgtgcaccagtGGCTAATTTCTCCAAATATTACAGCTCCTTTCCCCATTATTGCATATCACATTGTATCTCAAAAATAAAAGGCTGATCATTAGGTTTCTAGAATTTGCTTTCCTGATGTGGTTGACATGATGACAGAATGAATGGAGATTTGGGTCATGAACTCACAGTATCTGTTTTGAAAGATGTATTTTGTCATCCTGCAATtagaggtgtgactgcagcctGTGAAGTCATACACAGGATCACTTTGTTGGGCTCAGACAACACTAGCAGTGAAGccatggattttgttgacaaaactctttagtgtggCTGTAGCCCTAGACTGGCATGGCTGGGATAAGCATCCAGGTTGCTTGATGCTGATGTAACTGTTTCAAAACTGGAGGCCTGTGACAACTGGATCTTTGGGACTTTCAGTGCCTCCTGCTCTTGAGTGAGCAGGCAATAAAATAAGAGATGCCTTTTCTCAGTGATTTggcacagcccaggctggaaaCAAGCTGTTCTTGCATGAGAAAATGGAATCAAAATGTTCAAATATCAAggcttccaggcagctcctgttGTAACTGACCTGATGTTTCCTCCCATCCTGTCAATGGTAAAAGAATCCAGTTATCATTGCCATGTGCATCTCATAGAAGCTTTGTTTTTATGCTCTCTGTTGTTGCTCTTCAGATTCCAGTAGTCTTTGAAATATGCTGTGCCCGCCATTGGCAGAGGGTTTTGAGCTGCTGCTTTAATACTACAAAGTGATGCCCACAGAGGCGAAAACAATGTTGTAGCGTGAATTGTGTGTGTTGGGTAATAACAGCACAACATGCTTCACCAGACTGACTTTAGCATCCCATCCAGCATGCTCAACTTATGCTGCCTCACAATATACTCCCCAGTGTGGTGGGAAGTGTCTTCATCCCAATGGTACAGAAAGGGAACAGAAAGCATGCAGAGGGTTTCGTTTCTTAAAGCCACATTTTCCCAACTTGGGCCAGGGTTTTGCAGCAGCAACTCATTTGCTTGCACGGCCAAGCAGAGACCTGCTAAAGcaccctctgaaaatcagctcAGACACCTAAACCCACTAATCCTTTGCTTGAGCCTTAGAGTTAGGCACTGAAATCAAAGCAGACTGATTTTTccagagctgctggtgcttcTGGCAATATCCCAAGAATGAGACAAGGGGAGTAGTCTCCTGGGGTGAGTGCCTCCTGTGGTCAACATAGTCCAGACGGAATTGTCTCTGTCAGGCACAGACTGCttggttttgaaataaaaacGAATGGCTGCTGCCGAGCTAGGAAACCAAAATTgagctgctgtgctcccagggaCCACTCGCAGCAGGGTAGGAATGACCTGGTAGCTGAAGGCAGCTAGGCAGAGTTCTGGGAGCAGCCTTGGGACTGTGCAGAATTGGGGTCTACTGAGAAGATGCGAGAGACTGTCCGTTCCCTCTGCACTTGgttcttcggctatgtctacgctagactaagaaagtcgacTCAGATAtgcgattctagctatgccaattgcatagctagacttGACGTAGCTTCAcgcagctaacttgtctgtctgtacAGAGTAAGGTCAATAGGAGAGTTCCGCCCAGcagtctcccttactcctcatggctCACAAGGAGTACCgaggttgactgtgacccctgagaggtcaatttcacacatccctactaGATACATGAAAATGaacaccagaagatcaaccctgagtgggctagtgtagatgtagtggggtgaccatatctccctatcccaaataggggacagggagagatggggtGTGCGCAgcgctgtggctgctgagggctgccacccccacataccgccccagctgccccacgcattggggagctgggaaggaggcagcagctgaagTGATCCTCCAAGCTTCCCTGAACCTCATGAACCAGGAAAGAGAT
The nucleotide sequence above comes from Carettochelys insculpta isolate YL-2023 chromosome 13, ASM3395843v1, whole genome shotgun sequence. Encoded proteins:
- the LOC142020418 gene encoding adrenodoxin-like — encoded protein: MMARCAPQLIRPLLNGLNLGKVQSFQCLRVAEHSQAPASLQPERTFSSTHRLQDVPGDTGSADRVTVHFINRDGEKLTATAKEGESLLDVVVNHNLSIDGFGACEGTLACSTCHLIFEKEVFQKLDAITDEEMDMLDLAFGLTDTSRLGCQVCVKKAMDGLTAQVPVEIADMRKELGVGKQSK